Proteins co-encoded in one Egicoccus sp. AB-alg6-2 genomic window:
- a CDS encoding ethanolamine ammonia-lyase reactivating factor EutA, protein MTAPSGEPDGRVHSPYSPDHHHDHDHDALSPIEENPIWQQDNVVLHSVGMDVGSSGTQVVFSRLHLRRIGEELTSRYIVVRRDTLYHSPVVLTPYADDERIDAAQLGGIIDEAYAAANVRPEDVDTGVVILTGEALRRRNAERITQILAERGGELVCASAGHNMEAMLAAYGSGAAKASYEQRTRLLNIDIGGGTTKLAVVDHGRVVATAAVHVGGRLQVIDEEGRIVRLDPAGAEHARRAGFAWQVGEHIDPQRLDEVAETMADALLSAIWDRPLDDAVEQLYLTDVIADLGPIHGVMVSGGVAEYVYDREQRHFGDLGRPLGRALRERFDAHGVPLLPAGECIRATALGASEYSVQLSGNTGWISNHDALLPRRNLQVVRPPYVLDDEILPADIATAVRDHLAAFDKDHPDAEVALALHFSGPPAYERLHAFAAGVAQGLRTRIDGGHPLYLMLDGDVAMTLGRLLDEEFGVRADLLVIDGLSLWDFDFIDLGRLRHPSNTVPVTIKSLVFSEDPRHGGKARV, encoded by the coding sequence GTGACGGCGCCCAGCGGCGAGCCCGACGGTCGAGTGCACTCGCCGTATTCTCCCGACCATCACCACGACCACGACCACGACGCTCTCAGCCCGATCGAAGAGAACCCGATCTGGCAGCAGGACAACGTCGTCCTGCACAGCGTTGGCATGGATGTCGGTTCGTCCGGTACGCAGGTGGTGTTCTCCCGGCTGCACCTGCGACGGATCGGGGAGGAACTCACCAGCCGCTATATCGTGGTGCGCCGCGACACGCTGTATCACTCGCCGGTGGTGCTCACGCCGTACGCCGACGACGAGCGGATCGATGCCGCGCAACTCGGCGGGATCATCGACGAAGCGTATGCCGCCGCAAACGTGCGACCCGAGGACGTGGACACGGGCGTCGTCATCCTGACCGGTGAGGCGCTTCGCCGGCGCAATGCCGAGCGAATCACCCAGATCCTCGCTGAACGCGGCGGTGAGCTCGTCTGCGCGAGCGCCGGTCACAACATGGAGGCGATGCTTGCCGCGTACGGGTCTGGTGCGGCGAAGGCGTCCTACGAGCAGCGCACCCGGCTGCTGAACATCGACATCGGCGGCGGGACCACCAAGCTTGCCGTCGTCGACCACGGTCGCGTCGTCGCCACCGCGGCCGTTCACGTGGGCGGGCGGCTGCAGGTCATCGACGAGGAAGGCCGCATCGTGCGGCTGGATCCCGCGGGCGCGGAACATGCCCGCCGCGCCGGCTTCGCCTGGCAGGTCGGCGAACACATCGACCCGCAACGACTGGACGAGGTGGCCGAAACCATGGCCGATGCGCTGCTGTCGGCGATCTGGGACCGACCGCTCGACGACGCCGTCGAGCAGCTCTACCTGACGGACGTCATCGCCGACCTCGGTCCGATCCACGGGGTGATGGTCTCCGGGGGGGTCGCCGAGTACGTCTATGACCGGGAACAGCGGCATTTCGGCGATCTGGGCCGGCCCTTGGGCAGGGCACTCCGAGAACGGTTCGATGCGCACGGGGTCCCACTGCTCCCAGCAGGGGAGTGCATCCGCGCGACGGCGCTGGGAGCGTCGGAGTACAGCGTGCAGTTGAGCGGCAACACCGGATGGATCTCCAACCACGATGCCCTGCTGCCGCGCCGCAACCTGCAGGTGGTCAGGCCGCCGTACGTGCTCGACGACGAGATCCTGCCGGCCGATATCGCGACGGCCGTTCGGGACCACCTCGCGGCGTTCGACAAGGACCATCCGGATGCCGAGGTGGCGCTCGCGCTCCACTTCTCCGGTCCGCCGGCCTACGAGCGGCTGCACGCCTTCGCTGCGGGTGTCGCCCAAGGGCTGCGTACGCGTATCGACGGCGGCCATCCGCTGTACCTCATGCTCGATGGCGACGTGGCCATGACGCTCGGACGGTTGCTCGACGAGGAGTTCGGCGTGCGTGCCGACCTGCTGGTCATCGACGGGCTCAGCCTGTGGGACTTCGATTTCATCGACCTCGGGCGCCTGCGGCATCCCTCCAACACGGTGCCCGTCACGATCAAGTCGCTGGTCTTCAGCGAAGACCCACGCCACGGCGGCAAGGCGCGGGTCTAG
- a CDS encoding ornithine cyclodeaminase family protein, translated as MLLLRNDDVREVLDMPTTLRALRVGYADLAVGDAAYIPRIDLYAPTGGEHDYYRFGSMTGACRSYGVLATRLKSDIVSWPDGRTEEKYCVAPGTYSGMIILYATSNGEPLALIQDGYLQHMRVGGSAGIGVDVLARPDARTLGLLGSGGMARTYVEAIMQVRRLEEVRVFSPTRSNRDRFARQAVEELGLRVVAVDEAEKAVRGADIVATATDSMGPTFDATWVAPGAHVTCVTRRELGQQLLDLADPIVQLGVSTVPYGAAVPGMQWPRGSLAAYVAGSPDERRRIPAGRGTERGVYPSLVDLHTGRHPGRTSDEQISLFVTTGTQGLQFAAVGGLTLQLARERGLGHAFPTEWFLEDIRN; from the coding sequence ATGCTGTTGCTACGGAACGATGACGTGCGTGAGGTACTCGACATGCCGACCACGCTGCGCGCCCTTCGGGTGGGCTACGCCGACCTGGCCGTCGGCGACGCCGCGTACATCCCCCGGATCGATCTGTACGCACCGACCGGTGGGGAGCACGACTACTACCGGTTCGGCAGCATGACGGGGGCATGCCGCAGCTACGGCGTCCTCGCCACGCGGCTCAAATCCGACATCGTCTCCTGGCCCGACGGCCGCACCGAGGAGAAGTACTGCGTCGCGCCCGGGACCTACTCCGGCATGATCATCCTGTACGCCACGAGCAACGGTGAACCGCTCGCGCTGATCCAGGACGGATACCTGCAGCACATGCGGGTGGGCGGCAGCGCCGGTATCGGCGTCGACGTGCTCGCACGACCGGACGCGCGCACGCTCGGGCTGTTGGGGTCCGGCGGCATGGCGCGCACCTACGTCGAAGCGATCATGCAGGTACGGAGGCTCGAGGAGGTGCGCGTCTTCAGCCCGACGCGCAGCAACCGCGATCGATTCGCCCGTCAGGCCGTCGAGGAGTTGGGACTGCGGGTGGTGGCTGTCGACGAGGCCGAAAAGGCCGTGCGCGGTGCCGACATCGTTGCGACCGCCACGGACTCGATGGGGCCCACGTTCGATGCCACATGGGTCGCCCCTGGAGCCCACGTCACGTGCGTGACCCGTCGCGAACTCGGCCAGCAGTTGCTCGACCTCGCCGATCCGATCGTGCAGTTGGGCGTCAGTACCGTCCCCTACGGTGCGGCCGTGCCGGGCATGCAGTGGCCACGGGGCAGCCTCGCCGCCTACGTCGCCGGCAGTCCGGATGAGCGTCGGCGTATCCCGGCCGGACGAGGCACCGAGCGTGGGGTATACCCCTCGCTCGTCGATCTGCACACGGGGCGGCATCCCGGCCGAACCTCTGATGAGCAGATCTCGCTCTTCGTCACCACGGGGACGCAGGGGCTGCAGTTCGCGGCCGTCGGCGGGCTGACACTGCAGCTGGCACGCGAGCGAGGACTCGGGCATGCGTTCCCGACCGAGTGGTTTCTCGAGGACATCCGCAACTGA
- a CDS encoding NAD(P)-dependent oxidoreductase has translation MDMNSPRVGLIGLGLMGAPVARNLLQAGVRLTCNDLDASAVAVAVEQGATAAATAAEVAADSDVILVIVPTNEDAREVVAGSDGVLSTARPGSVVVLCSSLRPDTCAELEERAREAGVHLIDAPMTGGIRGAEQGTMTLLVGGDVAALQRARPALELISSTIHHLGGIGAGQVGKTVNNLIHWGEVVVITEALALGAKLGVDVSRMRRALMDASVDSRTLRELEKMKFTWHAKDLEDAMDMAATVGHRMPAAEMSREEMLSITPERVARLLADEDWDA, from the coding sequence ATGGACATGAACAGCCCGCGCGTAGGGCTCATCGGGCTCGGCCTGATGGGAGCGCCCGTCGCCCGAAACCTGCTGCAGGCAGGCGTTCGGCTGACCTGTAACGATCTCGACGCATCCGCGGTTGCCGTTGCGGTCGAGCAGGGCGCGACGGCCGCCGCCACCGCCGCGGAGGTGGCCGCCGACAGCGATGTCATCCTGGTGATCGTGCCGACGAACGAGGACGCACGCGAGGTCGTCGCCGGATCGGACGGCGTGCTATCCACGGCCCGGCCGGGCTCGGTCGTCGTCCTGTGCAGTTCGCTCAGGCCCGACACCTGTGCCGAACTCGAGGAACGGGCACGGGAGGCGGGGGTCCACCTCATCGATGCACCCATGACGGGCGGTATCCGTGGCGCCGAGCAGGGCACGATGACGCTGCTGGTGGGCGGTGACGTCGCCGCACTGCAGCGGGCGCGACCCGCCCTCGAACTCATCAGCAGCACGATCCACCACCTCGGTGGCATCGGCGCGGGGCAGGTGGGCAAGACGGTGAACAACCTCATCCACTGGGGAGAGGTCGTCGTCATCACGGAAGCCTTGGCGCTGGGTGCGAAGCTCGGCGTCGACGTCAGTCGTATGCGGCGAGCACTGATGGACGCCAGCGTCGACAGCAGGACGCTGCGTGAACTGGAGAAGATGAAGTTCACCTGGCATGCCAAGGACCTGGAGGATGCCATGGACATGGCGGCCACCGTGGGACATCGCATGCCCGCAGCCGAGATGTCTCGTGAGGAGATGCTGTCGATCACTCCGGAGCGGGTGGCGCGACTGCTCGCCGACGAGGACTGGGACGCCTGA
- a CDS encoding ethanolamine ammonia lyase-activating protein, with protein MVKDAIVNDKMAAKFATEKETPYTRWVASEGLEIIAAHYVPDLRTVELKPWDRRGGKGVFINHEASRTSNDCYVCEIPAGGKLAPQRQLFEEMILVLEGQGSTRVWNDAGAEVTFEWQAGSMFAIPLNTNHQHFNGSGQKAARFVSSTNMPPVVNLYDDVDFVFGTAHDFTNRFNGEPDYFAPKGEQKGLLLDTNFVADAVNLPLIEAKERGAGGGHIRFAMAKGSMNSHISQFPTATYKKAHRHGPGAHVIILSGTGYSLMWPEGEEPRRYEWGPGAMIVPPNMWFHQHFNSGTEPARYLAFKHEVVSVRNAQGVPKAWISQRIGGDQIDYADESELVRSTFRDALAEVGLEPAMDEVYEAELEDLPPKPDHADAPA; from the coding sequence ATGGTCAAGGACGCGATCGTCAACGACAAGATGGCGGCCAAGTTCGCCACGGAGAAGGAAACGCCCTACACGCGCTGGGTGGCCTCCGAGGGTCTGGAGATCATCGCGGCGCACTATGTGCCCGACCTCCGCACCGTCGAGCTCAAGCCATGGGATCGCCGGGGGGGCAAGGGCGTGTTCATCAACCATGAGGCGTCCCGCACCTCCAACGACTGCTACGTGTGCGAGATCCCGGCTGGGGGCAAGCTCGCCCCGCAGCGACAGCTGTTCGAGGAGATGATTCTCGTCCTCGAAGGGCAGGGATCGACTCGGGTTTGGAACGACGCCGGGGCCGAGGTGACGTTCGAGTGGCAAGCGGGCTCGATGTTCGCCATCCCCCTGAACACCAACCACCAGCACTTCAACGGCTCGGGCCAGAAGGCAGCGAGATTCGTCTCGTCGACGAACATGCCCCCCGTGGTGAACCTCTACGACGACGTCGACTTCGTGTTCGGTACCGCGCACGACTTCACGAACCGGTTCAACGGTGAGCCCGACTACTTCGCCCCGAAGGGGGAGCAGAAGGGTTTGCTCCTGGACACCAACTTCGTCGCGGACGCGGTCAACCTCCCGCTGATCGAAGCCAAGGAACGCGGAGCGGGTGGCGGCCACATTCGTTTTGCCATGGCCAAGGGGTCGATGAACAGCCACATCTCCCAGTTCCCGACCGCGACGTACAAGAAGGCGCACCGTCATGGCCCTGGTGCGCACGTGATCATCCTGTCCGGCACCGGATACAGCCTGATGTGGCCCGAAGGTGAAGAACCGCGTCGTTACGAGTGGGGGCCAGGGGCGATGATCGTGCCGCCGAACATGTGGTTCCACCAGCACTTCAACAGCGGCACGGAGCCGGCTCGCTACCTCGCGTTCAAGCACGAGGTCGTCTCGGTGCGCAACGCGCAAGGAGTGCCGAAGGCCTGGATCAGCCAGCGAATCGGGGGTGACCAGATCGACTACGCCGACGAATCCGAGTTGGTGCGTTCGACCTTCCGTGACGCGCTCGCCGAGGTGGGTCTCGAACCGGCCATGGACGAGGTCTACGAGGCCGAACTCGAGGACCTTCCGCCCAAGCCGGACCACGCCGACGCGCCTGCCTGA